Genomic DNA from Telopea speciosissima isolate NSW1024214 ecotype Mountain lineage chromosome 2, Tspe_v1, whole genome shotgun sequence:
TTATCTTCTGCTTGGTTATTTAAAGAGCTGAACTAGATACAGACCGAATTATATGATCTGGCAGGAAGCACCAAAATCTTGTATGTAAGATAATACTAGCAGCTCCACTGAAGTACATACATTGAAAAGTTTTATGGCTCAAACTAAATGATCAAGTTCGTCGAAAGTAAAATACGAGCACCAAAAACACCGCCAGTGTCACCAATCCAATGGCAGCCCACATTATTCCTTTTGCAACCAGAATGAAATATTTGAAGTTTGGACGGATCATTAAGAGCGCCAATAGGATTAGACCAGACAGAAAGGATATGCACATGGACAGCATGCAAGCCTTGAAGATTACTTTGCTGTCATCTGTCCAGTTTCCTGAAAGCCCAGTGAAAGCACCAAGTATCCCAGTTGCAGATATTGCAATCACTAAAGAAGCAACTTTTAACGCATTCTTTAGATCTGGAGCTTGACTCTCAGTTAAAGATGATGGCTGAACTTGTAGGAAAACCATTCTTGAAGGAATCATTTCAATTAGTTGCTCCTTTGTTATTCCAACACCTGTTTGCTGCCCCTTGTACAGGAAAAGGAAAATACTCTTTAAACTTTTAAAGAGAGAATGAAAGATACAAACTAGTATAAAATATTCTGCAAGAAACTAAGGGTGAAACCATTGCTTTCGGTAATGAGTAGACAAACAAAACTTCCAAATAGAAGTCACACTATTGAGAAGAATTAAGTCATATTTTTGTTTCAACTAATAGTATTTAAAGAGACTAGGAATCATGATCTGCgattgaaaagaaaaggaaggctatctttctgtcagccttATACAAACTAAGTTGTTTGCAAGAACTTTGCTGCTTTCCCTACTGGCATGTGCCATCAATAAAGAATGTCTATATGCTAGGCCCACttccttctgtttttttttggtgaacacTAGGCCCACATGACTGTCAGATGTTTTCATGGCCCTAAAGTTGCATACATCAGATTCTCGGAGCTGTTCAAGCACCAGACTGTTTGTTAGCCTGATAGAAACCACTACTTATCACTTTTTGTTTGGACGAAAAGTTATTTACTTGAAAGTTATGGAGTTCTAATTGGTGCAATCAGGTTATGAACCATCCAAGAATGTGTTCTGTTAATTAGATGTATGTGATAGATGGGATTGAATGTTGATGGTGCGAGTAAAGATGCTTTACATGGAAATTTTCTACCAGTAAcagtttattattttaattcttCATTGGAAGGTTTCATGTGTTCaataaaatcatgaaaaaaaaatcaacgaAGGTTTCCATGGAAGTATCATGGGCTGATAAAATCATGAAAGAAATCAAAtagtacaagaaaaaaaaaaggtatgtcTACCTCCAGCGGTAAATTTTCCAGAAGCTCTTTTGGGGCAGGATCCATCTCCAGAAATACTCTGGCAGTTGATTGTTGAGCAATTATCTGATTCACATCAGGTGTATCTGTTTCAATCTGTTCCCATGTGTTATTACCCAAATGACTTTCATGCTCCTGATgggggaaagaagagagatttGTATAAATGCAACATTTACATCGTAAAATCTCTTTGTATTTTTAATGagatagaaaaaaaaggaatgcaCACAAAAAACCCAAATAGACAGGACAAGGTTATACCTTTATTTCTAGAGTTTCTTCAAGCTTATTTAGGGGATTATTGCTCTCCAATGCGCTAGTTTCACTTGATGGTTTACCAGCTACCTCATCTAGGTAAGATACATTTATCTCAGTGTGCTTTCCTTTCTTTGAATTTAAATCTCTTTCTTGATCCTGATTATTCTGGTAGCAAAAAATGCTTGTTAATTCTCCCTTCATAAACATGATCTATTTTAATCTAATTGTGGTTACCTTATCTCCGTAATGTTGTACAGGTCGAGCTGTGAAACTGGCAACCATTATGATAAAAATTACAATCCTCAATCCTGTTTTATGACATAGACAGAAAATGTCAATAAAGAAACACTAATTACCTTACAAAGACTCTATACTGTTTCATTAATACATATATAGCATGTGATGGCCAAAATATGGATATCTATTGCAGATCGAATAGTCTAATCCATTGGTCTTGTCTGCAGTGAATGCCCATACAGCCTAGAGGAATTTGTGCTGCGGCTTTTTTTTTCACTAGTTTCACTCTTGGAGCATGTAATGGCAACATTATGTTCAAAGCAGGATCCGAAATAGTTACATTAGTGTTGGTTTTACCTTTttccaaattttaattttgtctACTTAAGCCTAGGGTCTTGTtataaaaaactacaaaaagcATCAGTGGGTTCACGTAGTGTCTTTCTCTATTCCACACTTGGGAAGAAACATAAGTACTCTCAtccaaaattttccttttcttttttcctctataATTGAGCTTTGATTACATCTTATGTCTAATTTAGACCTTTTTTTATTTCGTTGtaaaaatttatgaaaaatatttttacaatGAACCTATGATTACTGTGGATAAATGTGCTGCAGTTTTTGACTGTTAGAAAAGAGTTCAAGTTGAGCAATCTTCAGGCATTTTCCTTCTTCCCAATGGTTTTCAATAGCATGGTCCAGGCTGGAGTTGAGATCATGGTTTTGGGTCTGCCTGTCTCTGTCTTTTAAGATGTAGTGGATGCATCACCCATGTTCACAGTTCAAATGGTTATGAGAAAATTTCTcctaaaaagggcgtacccagtgcacgagactcccaccactgtgggtctggggagggtcataatgtatgcagccttatccctgctttcgcaaagaggctgtttccaaactcgaatccgtgaccacttggtcacaatggagcaacctttagtGTTGCACCAAGCCCCACCCTCCTACTGGTAGTAAAAGGTTATGAGATCATCAGGTCTATATGATTCAATTTCCTGGTTGAGCCGAGTCAAGCCCATTCCTTTTCTGGGTCAGAGTTGAATCTAACTACAATTTGCTAGAACCACAAGTTACAGGTTGGCCAATTGCTGAAGTCTTCAATCACCCTAGAGCATACCATGGATTTCAAGTTGTTGGCATGCGAGAAATCAGCTTACACTCTTGATGGCTGTCTTGGACCTCCTATCTCAAAAGAAGTCCCTTAGCTACCGGATGGACCTATAGATGTCTTGAATGCCATCtgtttcatttttcttcaaaattgaATGTTTGTTTTGAAGTGTAAACCCCGCCTATTTGTTTGCCATGAGCTGGTCTTGTAATTCGTGGTCTGGATTGGTATTTAACCTGATCAAGAAACAGGTTTCATTTACCTGGCCCTAATTGACACTCCCCTCTATGGTAGGTTTGGATTTTCATCCGGATTGATAAATGGGTTTGGTCAGGCTGGAAATTTGTTGTTACCTTTACCAAATCAATACTCCTACCACCATAGATGGGTCTAGTGTATTTTCTTTAGATTCAAGTTGTGTAGTTGTGGTTAACTTTTCACTTCATCCTGTGGTTGGGTTTAAATTTGATCCTCAACCTAGCTGACtgtcattatttatttatttacaggCACTGGATTCTCCCCGTCTGAATTGCATAGACATGCTCTACTTTGACTTGTTTGGTTGGTAGAGCAGGTGAAAAAACTTCTTGTGCCTCTCCTCATGCTTCCAAGTTCCAAATCAGTGCAGCTATGTATCAAATTGGGGTAGCTCAGGGAGGATCAGTTGCATTCACAATTGGCAGCAAACCGAAATCCCGACCAATACCCAGTCAGCTCAATGCAAGGGCTAACTTGGGCCTAAAAAAACACTGTGCAAAGTGGTAACAACTCACACTTGTCATAAAATAGTTGTCCGCAGACATCTCTCCTCACAATTGGAGGTCTCAAGGTCAAAACAAGACTTAGTCCAGTGATTCAAATCCATGGATAGGTTGGgctgatttcttctctttggcATCTACTCTGACCACTTGACTTGAGATCTAAGCCAGAGCACCAATCTTGCCTAGCAAAAGGGGAAAATGTTCAACCCCCTAAAAGATTCCTGGTTTTTTGTTAGATTTCTGGTTTAGTTGAAAACTGGTGTCAAAGTGGGAAAAAAACACTGGTTTGATGCCCAGTCTGGTCTTAAAAAACTATGATTGATGGCCCTTGTCTGGTTGGAGGCTTGGAGCACACTAAGCCCTGCATTAGCCATGGTAAAAAAGGCTAAGCAACTATGCTGGCTCAGTCAAAATATGTAGCAGGTATGGGAGTTTAGATCCAAGCTCATCCTAAAACTACGTCTATGGACCAGGTCTCTGATTAAGTTCTACAATATTGCAACTCTGATATATCCAAAATGCCTTTCCTTCCCATCTTGGAGGAATGAAATCATCGATTCTGTTGAATCTTGGTCTATCCTGTAAGCTATCAACCCTCTTCTGTCCACAATCATAAACTAAGTGTGCTGCACCCACAGTTCTAGTGTACTACTCCCACAGTTCCTAATACTTACCGGTGAAGTATGCTGGCATCTTCTCACCATTACCAGACTCAATGCGATTTATCAGCTCAAGTAGAAAGGAAATGATATTACTAGTGAATTTGCAAGAAGTATTTTTACTTTGCTCTGCCTCGAAGTTTAGAAATTACTTGGAACAGccttatttttttaagttttattatGTAATTCATACCATGCCCTTCATCAAGTTGAATTTTCCATCAGAAACATGTTTTCTGCATAGTGAATTTAATTTGGATTTTGCCCAAcagttctttttatttattttttttttttttttgggggggtgggggaaggggggaaTGCAAAAGCATTGAAAACAAGGTAGTTGCTAGTAATTTCCAAACTTTGAGGTGGCAGGAGATAAAGTCCTCTCTACAAACAACAATGACAGACAACAGTAGCAGCCACAACAGCAACAAAACAAccacagcagcaacaacaattgCAACTACAGCAGAAACTGTAGCAACATTTTGAACCATACGGCTGCCATCACATCATACTAACAAGATTGATAAGAATTTGGATTAGCAGAAAAAACTATCAAGACAATTAGGCTACCTTTGGTTGTTCAAATAAATGTAGTTTTTGATGGATAACACCGAAAGAAGTGAGTTTTCCATTGAAATTTTAACGCAGGGCTCACTTTTTCCTGTGTTTTCCATGGACAAATTCATGTTTCTGGACCATCAAAGGTAGCCTCAGGTAACAAAGAAGAATTGTGGTGGAAAATCAATAATGTGTTTATAAATGAAATGGGCTCTCTACTTACAGAGCTCTGTGTTACAGGGAAGGTGTTCTTTCCAACAAGGTCACAACTATAGCTGCTTCTGCAACAATGGGAAGAATGAACTCCTAATGtgtttttatattcttttcAGTTAATACTATTACTCCATCCAACTTGCCTGAAAGCAATAGACCAAAGGGCATTCACTGAGTGCTCTAtctctgtctgtctctctctgttgCTTGCAAGATTACCGGACAGCAAAGGTTACGACGGTGACGTGAAATTTGTTTTCTGGTCTGTTTAGTGGTGGGCACTAAATATGGATGATGTTGATGTAATGCAAAGCAACCCTGTAGCAAATTTTGGCCTCTTCTTAAGTTGTTCTTTGTTCTTAATAGAAAGAAGTAACAGTTTTGATGGATCTAAGTAAGTCAATCGGGTCTTCTTTGTTTCTAAGCCCCTACCCACCCCTCTCCCCTCTACCCCTACCCCTACTCCCATCCCccacaccccaaaaaaaaaatttaggatgTGGCTTGGGTTTAATTGTACTTGACTTGAACTTTGACTCTTTAGTGAactccccctcccaaaaaaatggTCATGTAACAATTCTGGTGGGGCTAAAATTTTGGGTATAAGAAGATCTTAAGACCCCATTTGGATGCAATGAAAATTAAGGGAAATGGAATTTTCAAACttcaaaagaaacttttgtaagaATCATCCCACTGGATTATATtaccaactccaaatcattctataaaattacatctaaaaaaaatcattatcaaatattataagaaatttaagtaatttatacaatcatgttgaATAATGATTACTAcagttttttaggtttgaaaattttacttccctctcttttctttaataTTCCTTGATCAAAGCTAGGACTTCAGTCTCAACTAAATCAAGTTTTTAGGTgataaaacaaaacaatgaaAAATCAAGTACtattgtaaacggatcggattccaTGTAATCGGATTTGGATATTTCCGTTGAATACGATACTCTAACGGATTCGATGGATTTGGATCGGATCAATTTGGATTTTAATATTCCTTGCAATCAaatggatacaattcactcaatccatagttttgaTTGATCTTTTCCATATTCTAAATCtcgttgaatcttcaaaacccccgttatttatttaattttttaggtgacaaaacaaacaatgaaagaatcaaagagtaCCATGAGATGTATAGACATACATGGCAAAGTATGCTTCTATATAGAAAGATTTATTGAATCTTGATTTGACATTTTGCCAATCCACATCATTTTCAAATCACTGTTCCACGTGGCACAAAGCACAGGATGTGTGTTGGAATATTACGTATAGGGGATTGTGAACCTTTGGATGACACAGTGAATGTTCCAAcctggtggaggaaaacttgtACACCCTGACTGCTTCCAGTCACTTCCCTACTGCCGAAGGCGAAGCCTCCTAGACTGCTAAGATTTTTTCTTATCAAACTGCATAATTGTGGAGAAAGCTAGAGCCATGAAGAAGACACGAGAGAATAGAGTTAGGAGGTGATGACGGATTATCTAAAACTGTTAAACTAACGCCAAAGTTGAACCTTCAAAATTTTTAGATTGTAGAACTTTAGTTCTTCATTACCTTTTTTGAATGTCCACTTTACTAATTGGGTAATTTTACATTTTGCGTTGATTACAACAATTAACTCTTAAAAAGGAGAATGCTACTTCAAATGCTTTGACGGTTCCACTTTAAAACTTTTTTGCTATTTCAAAGGGGACAGTAATTACGGGTTAGAGGAAGTAATGCTATGTTTTGCTAAGTAATTTGGGGTAAACAAGTTCAAAATCACCTTTTACCAGTGACAATTTAGGAAATTAATGAATGTGTTCCAAAGTTCAAACAGGTAATATTTCTCTTCATCTTAAAGCACAAAAGGTTGTACTCCATTTGGGGAGAAGTACAGCACCTGAAAACCAAAATCAAGAACACAAGATTGAAGGAGGATGAGGGTTTTCTAAATTTAttatagggaaagagaacgctatctGGTCACATGCGGTACGTGGCCCTGCGTCCAGACACAAGGTTGTGTGAAAAGCCCACCGTGTCCTCagggatttctgccttttcatGGGGACGCAACAGTCATTTTGTGTGAAATGTCTGAGCGTAGGGACTGCACGCTGCATGCGACCAGGTaccgttctttctccctttattaTAATACCCTCATAATTAAAACTTTTTATATGTTcattgggaaagagaacgctacttgATCATGTGACCCGTATGCCAATACGGGGACCAATGGGAATGCACGCCCAAACATCCAATATGGTGGACGAGGTGGTCACTTCGCCATCCATGCATGTGTCTGTGTGTAGGGTGTGCTACCAAGCAACCTTCTTTTTCCATGTTTGCTTAAAGTACATATGGTGTGACCACCAATAATTATGTTAAGCTATATAACCTCTCTTATTAGCTCTCCACATAATGCATTGGGTTTCTAAATCGAATTGAATAATACgtaatttttctttaattacaATGAATTAAAGTAGAGATGCGATAATAAAAGGGAAATAGTTCCGTAAGCGCACGGGAGAGggttttctctttctccctcttaaaagggaaaaaaatctctgtccaggagtgtggcctatgccagcactcccatgaatctatctctttcttctttatgtgaaaagacacctctgtctccttattttaaagaggagagagatagacacatgggagtgctggtgtaggccagactcccggacagaaaactacttcccataccTCTTTATTCCCTATGTATGAAACTGTTTTGTTGCTTGTCATTAGTGCGTTCTCTATACCACTTGCTCAGAAAACTCTCTCACTAAAAAAACTCTACACAATTGGATTTTATCCAAATTTGTTTCCTTCATTAGAACATTTATTTAGCTTTGCTAAGTATTGATATGGATTTTGATGGACGTTTTGGAAGAAAAGTAATTAGATACAAATTTGAAAAttgatacaaaaaaaaaaaaggtcactAAACATATTTCAATTGGAACCTTTTTTCCCCTAATACTTTGGCAGTCTTGACTCTTGACATCCTTTTCTTTAACTGTGTCAGTAAAGTATACCTTCTGACCAGGACTTTTTCATCTCTTACTCTCTGCTACAAAGACCCCAATGTTGGGGCCCCCACTAATCTCCCATTTCATTATTCACCCCCTCCTCAATGACAAACACAATTATTTGAGTAAACAGAAGTTGTATTGCAATGACTATACCACAATGGTCTACTCATTGTTGCCAATAATGGTCTGTCGTACTCTCAAATTTGATGCATGCATAGATATAATCGTTCCTTATCTATCTATAAAGTTTAATCCAATCTAATAAAAAATATGATATATTGAATGCACGAGATTTCCACCACTGCAAGAATTGaaaagggtcataatgtacatagccttacccccgctttgcggagagactgtttccaaatATTTGAATATGGAGCAACTTTATtattgcaccaaggtccactaATAGCTATATATTTttaaggaacaaaaaaaaacaaaaaacatgaaaGTGATTAAGACGTTTAGGTATATAtatccccaaaacaaaaaacacaaaaatagattggggttttttccccttctaaTAGATGTTGAATATATTAAGTAAGAAAAAATTTAGAGAAAACCCCTTTAACTTAGTTTTTGCCCAGAAAGTTACAGATTCCTCCAAAACAATAATAGCAAGAATAAAGTTTTTTTGACTGCCCCTTGCTCTCATGTGCCCTTGGAGACTTCAAACCCTAAAAGCAATGCCCTCATGAATGGCGTCTATCAACTTTTTCCAACAACTAACATACCTTTCACCACTCAAGATCCTTTTTTCATTAGGATTGCATATTGTTAAATATCATTTTTTCATCATCTTTGCCGAGCCTGATCTTCTTTTCTATAGACATGTTTTGCTAGAGAAGATAAGGAGGCTTGCCCTTTAATGTGAAAGTGGTATACTTCAAATCAAAGGGTCGAAGAATTGCACAAAACTTTCTtggtaggaaaaaaaaatgaggaagagatTCCACATTGAATCAAATTTGGTTCATGAACCTAAGAAATCTTGAGAATTAATAGAGCAACAGGAAATATGAAAACAAGAAAGTGCTCACTCACATACCTTTCCCCACAAATGGGTTCCTCTTTCATTTCTATTGGTATAGCTAAAATGAACTTAGAAAGTTTTTGTTTTAATCTTTT
This window encodes:
- the LOC122651184 gene encoding uncharacterized protein LOC122651184, whose protein sequence is MFMKGELTSIFCYQNNQDQERDLNSKKGKHTEINVSYLDEVAGKPSSETSALESNNPLNKLEETLEIKEHESHLGNNTWEQIETDTPDVNQIIAQQSTARVFLEMDPAPKELLENLPLEVDIPFFFLVLFDFFHDFISP